From Clostridiaceae bacterium, a single genomic window includes:
- a CDS encoding tRNA1(Val) (adenine(37)-N6)-methyltransferase: MEFSNEVELLDNERIDDLQLNGLRIIQKREGFCFGIDAVLLANFADVRKKDKVIDLGTGTGIIPILLSGKTQAASITGIEIQPDMAEMASRSVRLNGLEERVSIICMDLRKSVEYFGASKFNVVISNPPYINQGCGLVNPSDTKAISRHEIMCSLEDIINTASRLLVPGGQFAMVHRPYRLVDIMYHMRNYSLEPKYLRFVHPSAGKKPNLLLIKGIKGGRPELKMMDPLYIYDENGKYTRDIDLIYGRITVMELKINEDK; the protein is encoded by the coding sequence GAGTTCTCCAATGAGGTTGAACTGCTGGATAACGAGAGAATAGATGATCTTCAGCTTAATGGTTTGCGTATTATACAAAAAAGAGAGGGTTTTTGTTTTGGAATAGATGCAGTACTCCTGGCGAATTTTGCAGATGTTAGAAAAAAGGATAAAGTTATTGACTTGGGAACAGGTACCGGGATTATACCTATTCTACTGTCAGGCAAAACTCAGGCAGCTTCAATAACTGGAATCGAAATTCAACCTGATATGGCGGAGATGGCTTCAAGAAGTGTCAGATTAAATGGACTGGAAGAGAGAGTCAGTATAATATGCATGGACTTAAGAAAATCTGTTGAGTATTTCGGCGCTTCCAAATTCAATGTAGTAATATCAAACCCTCCTTATATAAATCAAGGTTGCGGTCTGGTTAATCCATCAGACACTAAGGCTATTTCCAGGCATGAAATAATGTGCAGCCTTGAAGATATTATAAATACTGCCAGCAGGCTCCTTGTTCCGGGAGGACAGTTTGCCATGGTTCACAGGCCTTACAGATTGGTTGACATAATGTATCATATGAGAAATTATTCTTTAGAACCTAAATACTTGCGTTTTGTTCATCCTTCAGCCGGGAAAAAGCCTAATTTATTGCTGATTAAAGGAATAAAGGGAGGAAGGCCTGAACTTAAAATGATGGATCCCTTATATATCTATGATGAAAATGGAAAGTACACTCGTGATATTGATTTAATTTATGGAAGAATAACTGTGATGGAATTAAAGATAAATGAAGATAAATGA